From Triticum aestivum cultivar Chinese Spring chromosome 4A, IWGSC CS RefSeq v2.1, whole genome shotgun sequence, a single genomic window includes:
- the LOC123084740 gene encoding solute carrier family 25 member 44: MSFSVAGMEKERGAAAAVEEIRRLPAEVNWEMLDKSRFFVLGAALFSGVSAALYPAVVVKTHLQVAPPPQAAAATVRAILGRDGLRGFYRGFGASLAGTVPARALYMAALEATKSSVGSAAVRFGVSEPAASAVASAAAGVSAAVAAQVVWTPVDVISQRLMVQTSAACRYAGGADAFRKILAADGVRGLYRGFGLSIITYAPSNAVWWASYAMAQRFAWRVVGADRSESYPALMAVQGASAAVAGGAAALVTMPLDTVKTRLQVMETDAAVARPTLGSTMRGLLKEGGWAACYRGLGPRWGSMSLSAATMVTTYELLKRLSAKEGSLG; this comes from the coding sequence ATGAGCTTCAGCGTTGCGGGCATGGAGAAggagcgcggcgcggcggcggcggtggaggagatccggcgcCTACCGGCGGAGGTCAACTGGGAGATGCTCGACAAGTCCCGCTTCTTCGTCCTCGGCGCCGCGCTCTTCTCCGGCGTCTCCGCCGCGCTCTACCCGGCCGTCGTCGTCAAGACGCACCTGCAGGTCGCGCCGCCCccgcaggccgccgccgccaccgtcaggGCCATCCTCGGCCGCGACGGCCTCCGGGGCTTCTACCGCGGCTTCGGCGCCTCGCTGGCCGGCACCGTCCCCGCGCGCGCGCTCTACATGGCCGCGCTCGAGGCCACCAAGAGCTCCGTCGGGTCCGCGGCCGTCCGGTTCGGCGTCTCCGAGCCCGCGGCGTCGGCGGTCGCCTCGGCCGCGGCGGGGGTCTCGGCCGCCGTCGCCGCGCAGGTGGTGTGGACCCCGGTCGACGTCATCAGCCAGCGGCTGATGGTCCAGACCTCCGCCGCCTGCCGCTACGCCGGCGGCGCGGACGCGTTCCGGAAGATCCTCGCGGCCGACGGCGTCCGCGGCCTGTACCGCGGCTTCGGCCTCTCCATCATCACCTACGCGCCGTCCAACGCGGTGTGGTGGGCGTCCTACGCCATGGCGCAGCGCTTCGCGTGGCGCGTGGTGGGCGCGGACCGCTCCGAAAGCTACCCGGCCCTGATGGCCGTGCAGGGCGCCAGCGCGGCCGTGGccgggggcgcggcggcgctggTGACCATGCCGCTGGACACGGTGAAGACGCGGCTGCAGGTGATGGAGACGGACGCGGCGGTGGCGCGGCCGACGCTGGGGAGCACCATGCGGGGCCTGCTCAAGGAGGGCGGGTGGGCAGCGTGCTACCGCGGTCTGGGGCCGAGGTGGGGCTCCATGTCGCTCTCCGCCGCCACAATGGTCACCACCTACGAGCTCCTCAAGCGGCTGTCGGCCAAGGAGGGCTCCCTGGGCTAG